DNA from Shumkonia mesophila:
GCCACTCCGGCCAGGCCGGCCAAAATCTTGGCGTTTTGCATCAGTTTCCGTCCCCCGCCGAGGTGACGAACCGGGCCCAGGTGACCAAGTAGGCGCCGCCCGAAACCGCCGTCGTCGCCGCCACCAGCCAGACCATCGGCAGGATCAACTGGTCGACCCTGAGACCCAAGCCCAGCACGGCCAGGATACCGCCCGCCAGCACGATCTGGGCCCCGGTGTTGAGCTTGCTGACCAGCAGCGGGCGCATGCGCACCGGCCGGCCCAGGGTGTGGGAAAGGATGATGCCGCCGACGATCAGAAGGTCGCGGAACACCACCAGGATGACCAGCCAGACCGGCAGGTGCCCGGCCTGGCCCAGGGTGACGTAGACCGCCACCAGCAGCGCCTTGTCGGCCAGCGGGTCCAGCACCTTGCCCAGCTCGGTCTGGGCGTTCATCCGCTTGGCCAGGAAGCCGTCGACGGCGTCGCTGATGCCGGCGGCGATGAAGACCCAGAAGGCGAAGCCGAACTTGCCGGAGAGAATCAGCCACACCGCCACCGGCACCGCCAGCAGCCGGCCGAGGGAAATGAAGTTGGGCAGGCTCAAACCCTTACGATCCTTTCCGCAGCGAGCGCAGGACCCACGCCGCGCCTTCCTGGGCGAGCGCGAGGTCGGCCTGGGCCAGCGCCAGGGTCAACTGCTCCGTCGTGCCGACGAATTGAAGGTTGGCCCGCACTTCCGTCCGCGACAGAAAAACCACGTCGGTGGAGCGGATCACCGCCATCCCGGCCATCCGGTCGCGGATCGCCAGCCATTCGCTCAAGGCGCCGATGGGAATGGTCACGGCGATGACGCCGGGCCTGCCGAACTGCAACAGGTTGTCGCGCTTCCAGTCGTCCTCGACCTCCACCGCGATCTCGGCGGCGGCCCGTCGCAGCAGGGCCTCCGTCGTCTCGCCGGCCGCCGAGGCATAGGCGCGGACCAGCGTCTGGCCGCCGCCGGTCGGGCCGTAGCGGGTGGTCGAGACGTCGATCCGGATGGTGTTGGCCCGGGGCTCGACGGTCTTGATGGCGTGGGCCACCAGCGAATCGCCAGCCCCGTAGCGCGAGGCGATGGCCGCCAGCCGCTGCGCGTCGCCGCGCACCGCCTGTTCGGCCCCGATGGCCGCGATGTCGGAAAGGTCGCCCAGCGGCAGCGCCAGCGGCACCAGGCCGTCGGGCGCCGGCGTCTCCTCCCAGGCGGTCCGCCAGGGATTGGGGGTGTCCCACAACAGCACCGCGCCGGCCTCTTCGAAGACCGGCAGCACCAGCACCGGCTTGCTCGGCGTTTCGGCGAACGGCAGGCGATAATCGGTGAGCAGCCGGCGAATGGCCTCGCGCTTGAAGCGGAAGGTCAGGCTGGCCAGGTAGCGGGTCGCCGAGGTCTTCTCGTTGGCCACCGAGAAGTCGGTCACGTAGGCGGCGATTCCATTCACCGTCAGCTCCGGCAGGCGACCGCGGTCGGCCTTGAGCGTCAGGCGCGCCAGCAACTGGCGGAAGGCCTTGGCGTGGCCTTCGCCGATGGCGGTATCACGGGCCTTGGCCGCCGTTTCGGCAGTGACGTCGACGGCAACGCCGGCGACCTCGTAGACGTCCGGCATCGCCGCCAGAAGGGGGGCTGCGCCGCCTCCCAGCGAGATGGCGAGGGCAAGAACGGCGCGGTGCCCCCAGGCACGCCATCGGCGGTGATCGAACATTGCAAAGCGTCTCCGATCCGGTATGTTACGCTCGATTTGGACGCGCATGTTAGCACGTTGGATGGGTGGAGGAAGCCATTAGCGGTCTCACGTATAAAGACGCGGGCGTCGACATCGTTGCCGGCGATGCGCTGGTGGATGCCATCAGGCCGCTGGCCGCCTCGACCGCGCGCACGGGCGTCGCTTCGGACCTGGGCGGGTTCGGCGCCCTGTTCGACCTGAAGGCCTGCGGCTACAGGGACCCGGTGCTGGTCGCCGCCACCGACGGCGTGGGCACCAAGCTCAAGATCGCGATTGCCGCCGGCATCCACGACACGGTCGGCATCGACCTGGTGGCGATGAGCGTCAACGACCTGGTGGTCCAGGGCGCCGAGCCGCTGTTCTTCCTCGACTACTACGCCATGGGCCGGCTCGAGGTGGCGACCGGCACCATCGTCATCGGCGGCGTCGCCGAGGGCTGCCGGCAGTCCAACTGCGCGCTGATCGGTGGCGAAACCGCCGAAATGCCCGGCATGTACGCCCGCGAGGAT
Protein-coding regions in this window:
- a CDS encoding CDP-alcohol phosphatidyltransferase family protein; this encodes MSLPNFISLGRLLAVPVAVWLILSGKFGFAFWVFIAAGISDAVDGFLAKRMNAQTELGKVLDPLADKALLVAVYVTLGQAGHLPVWLVILVVFRDLLIVGGIILSHTLGRPVRMRPLLVSKLNTGAQIVLAGGILAVLGLGLRVDQLILPMVWLVAATTAVSGGAYLVTWARFVTSAGDGN
- a CDS encoding DUF2066 domain-containing protein — translated: MFDHRRWRAWGHRAVLALAISLGGGAAPLLAAMPDVYEVAGVAVDVTAETAAKARDTAIGEGHAKAFRQLLARLTLKADRGRLPELTVNGIAAYVTDFSVANEKTSATRYLASLTFRFKREAIRRLLTDYRLPFAETPSKPVLVLPVFEEAGAVLLWDTPNPWRTAWEETPAPDGLVPLALPLGDLSDIAAIGAEQAVRGDAQRLAAIASRYGAGDSLVAHAIKTVEPRANTIRIDVSTTRYGPTGGGQTLVRAYASAAGETTEALLRRAAAEIAVEVEDDWKRDNLLQFGRPGVIAVTIPIGALSEWLAIRDRMAGMAVIRSTDVVFLSRTEVRANLQFVGTTEQLTLALAQADLALAQEGAAWVLRSLRKGS